In one window of Eggerthella guodeyinii DNA:
- a CDS encoding ABC transporter ATP-binding protein encodes MESALSARGLRKSFRLSAKQRKLERTDARVKTAVDGLSFDVYRGEIYGLLGPNGAGKTTTLRMLAALVKPDEGDAFVEGASVVSDATRVRSLIGFLTSELKLEDTFSPDYLFDFFSELHHVDASVRDERKRALFERFGIDRFAQTKVADLSTGMKQKASLAISLVHDPRVIIFDEPTNGLDVLTAKTVTDFLLELAAEGKTVLLSTHIFSLVEKVCDRVGIVIDGRMVASGTLPEVAGDRSLEDAFFDLYAETVGEAS; translated from the coding sequence ATGGAATCTGCCCTATCCGCACGAGGACTGCGGAAATCGTTCAGGCTTTCCGCCAAGCAACGCAAGCTCGAGCGCACCGACGCGCGCGTGAAGACCGCGGTCGACGGCCTGTCGTTCGACGTGTACCGCGGCGAGATCTACGGGCTGCTCGGCCCCAACGGCGCCGGGAAGACCACGACGCTGCGCATGCTGGCCGCGCTCGTGAAGCCCGACGAGGGCGACGCGTTCGTGGAGGGCGCGTCCGTCGTGTCCGACGCCACGCGCGTGCGCAGCCTCATCGGCTTCCTCACGAGCGAGCTCAAGCTGGAGGACACCTTCTCGCCCGACTACCTGTTCGACTTCTTCTCCGAGCTGCACCACGTCGACGCCTCCGTGCGCGACGAGCGCAAACGCGCGCTGTTCGAGCGGTTCGGCATCGACCGCTTCGCCCAGACGAAGGTGGCCGACCTGTCCACCGGCATGAAGCAGAAGGCGTCGCTGGCCATCTCGCTCGTGCACGACCCGCGCGTCATCATCTTCGACGAGCCCACGAACGGCCTCGACGTGCTCACGGCCAAGACCGTGACCGACTTCCTGCTGGAGCTGGCCGCCGAGGGCAAGACGGTGCTCCTGTCCACGCATATATTCAGCCTCGTGGAGAAGGTGTGCGACCGCGTGGGCATCGTCATCGACGGGCGCATGGTGGCCTCGGGCACGCTGCCGGAGGTGGCGGGCGATCGCTCGCTCGAGGACGCGTTCTTCGACCTGTACGCGGAGACGGTGGGTGAGGCCTCGTGA
- a CDS encoding transporter substrate-binding domain-containing diguanylate cyclase codes for MPSRSLSVCWQGPRNPLSLNSRPPPPPASEHRTVRVAWPDQPGLTEVDENGVYSGYTFEYLEQIAQFTGWDYEFVHVEGDINTQLVTFLGMLETGDVDIVGAMSYSDALAQLYDYAINPYGTAHTSLLASDDNYDITDVNIYQQRKLRVAFLGSSTKSTAAVQAFCDMNGIELEHVECGSADEQVEAVLSGRADVLTGVDISPEKGMHVVASLTPNPFYFATTKGNQDIVSSLNEAIVQIEKSDPTFGTELYEKHFNSSQKSQGLSKDLRAFVAQSDTVRVGYLAGAAPIQDFDDVTGEPTGASKTALDFIATYTGLSIEYVPIPSPDDWSATIKQYDLDVIVGIARDAEFARTYRLSLSTPYLSSYQCLVVRDGADASDLDGQRLAVSKGAVGREAAADNVLIFETIEDCIKAVSAGDADYTYAEGFTSSYLINTGNLNNVTSLVNADVSNDLCFAFSPDADSLLLRAFNEAIREMPAGTVSDSVYREILQDEQITVAQFAEAYAKEIAIGGVLVIIVVALTALYVWSRSKALATTRAEKERLEAIAEQDGLTGLLGVGALRERAHELAARKEIGGFVVIDIDDFKDINDTYGHKAGDEALCMLARTLEEAFRENDAISRFGGDEFAVCLKGPLSKEALKQLCETLVERVRTSSIAQGRPFTVSVGAFRSTEGDEGYLDLYDCADKAMYEAKRSGKGRFAIA; via the coding sequence TTGCCTTCGCGTTCGCTTTCGGTCTGCTGGCAGGGACCGCGCAACCCGCTTTCGCTGAACAGCAGACCCCCCCCCCCCCCCGCTTCAGAGCATCGCACGGTACGCGTCGCCTGGCCAGACCAACCGGGGCTGACCGAAGTCGACGAAAACGGCGTCTACTCCGGCTACACCTTCGAGTATCTTGAACAGATCGCTCAGTTCACCGGCTGGGATTACGAATTCGTGCATGTCGAAGGTGACATCAACACCCAATTAGTCACGTTCCTCGGCATGCTGGAAACCGGCGACGTGGACATCGTGGGAGCCATGAGCTACAGCGACGCCCTCGCGCAACTCTACGATTACGCCATCAATCCCTACGGCACCGCGCACACGTCGTTGCTCGCCTCCGACGACAACTACGACATCACCGACGTGAACATCTATCAGCAACGCAAGCTGCGCGTGGCCTTCCTGGGATCCTCGACGAAGAGCACCGCCGCCGTGCAGGCGTTCTGCGACATGAACGGCATCGAACTCGAGCACGTCGAATGCGGCAGCGCCGACGAGCAGGTCGAAGCCGTCTTATCCGGACGCGCCGACGTGCTCACGGGGGTGGATATAAGCCCCGAGAAAGGCATGCACGTCGTGGCATCGCTCACGCCCAACCCCTTCTACTTCGCAACCACCAAGGGAAACCAAGACATCGTCTCCTCTCTCAACGAAGCCATCGTGCAGATCGAGAAGTCCGATCCCACGTTCGGCACCGAGCTGTACGAAAAGCACTTCAACAGCTCCCAGAAGTCGCAGGGTCTCTCGAAGGACCTGCGCGCATTCGTCGCGCAATCCGACACGGTGCGCGTCGGCTACCTGGCGGGCGCGGCCCCCATCCAGGATTTCGACGACGTCACGGGCGAGCCCACCGGCGCGTCCAAAACGGCGCTCGACTTCATCGCGACGTACACGGGGCTCTCCATCGAGTACGTCCCCATCCCAAGCCCGGATGACTGGAGCGCCACGATCAAGCAATACGACCTCGACGTGATCGTCGGCATCGCGCGCGATGCCGAATTCGCCCGAACCTACCGCCTTTCGCTCAGCACCCCGTACCTGTCGTCCTACCAATGCCTCGTCGTGCGCGACGGCGCCGACGCCTCGGACCTCGACGGCCAGCGCCTCGCGGTGTCCAAGGGAGCCGTGGGAAGAGAGGCCGCCGCCGACAACGTCCTGATCTTCGAGACGATAGAAGACTGCATCAAAGCCGTGAGCGCAGGCGACGCCGACTACACCTACGCTGAAGGCTTTACCAGCTCGTACCTCATCAACACCGGGAACCTGAACAACGTCACCTCCCTGGTGAACGCCGACGTATCGAACGATCTCTGTTTTGCGTTTTCCCCCGACGCAGACTCCCTGCTGCTGCGCGCTTTCAACGAGGCCATCCGCGAGATGCCCGCCGGAACCGTCAGCGACAGCGTCTACAGAGAGATCCTGCAGGATGAGCAAATAACGGTCGCTCAATTCGCCGAGGCGTACGCGAAGGAGATCGCCATCGGCGGCGTCCTGGTCATCATCGTCGTCGCGTTGACGGCGCTGTACGTGTGGAGCCGCTCGAAAGCACTCGCCACCACCCGAGCGGAGAAAGAGCGGCTTGAAGCGATTGCCGAGCAGGACGGCCTCACGGGGCTGCTCGGCGTTGGAGCATTGCGGGAACGGGCGCACGAATTGGCCGCGCGCAAGGAGATCGGCGGTTTCGTCGTCATCGACATAGACGACTTCAAGGACATCAACGACACGTACGGGCACAAGGCGGGCGACGAAGCGCTCTGCATGCTCGCGCGCACGCTTGAAGAAGCATTTCGGGAAAACGACGCGATCAGCCGTTTCGGCGGCGACGAATTCGCCGTGTGCCTCAAGGGCCCCCTCAGCAAGGAGGCCCTCAAGCAACTCTGCGAGACGCTGGTCGAGCGCGTTCGCACCAGCTCGATCGCCCAGGGGCGCCCCTTCACCGTGAGCGTCGGCGCCTTCCGATCGACGGAGGGCGATGAGGGCTACCTCGACCTGTACGACTGCGCGGACAAAGCCATGTACGAGGCCAAACGCTCGGGCAAGGGGCGCTTCGCCATCGCTTGA
- a CDS encoding transporter substrate-binding domain-containing protein gives MITRRTFIRTSALAAATLALGGAAGGLAGCAADPNVLRVGTKIDVPGFGFQNPETGNIEGMEVDIARELAKRIKGSPDALKVTGVNVTTRGAMLDNGTLDATLATFTITEARKKSYNFSRPYYTDHIGVLVKKSSGIVDLAGLDGKTVGVALSATTRDKLTAAGDEIGIHMNFAEYSTYPEIKIALVTGRVDAFSVDRSILNGYVDNSTMLLDAQFAPQEYGVATKKSNTELADQVDAAIAGMQDDGTLAALQQRWGLSTETPAGEDEGGASHA, from the coding sequence ATGATCACGAGAAGGACATTCATCCGCACGTCGGCGCTGGCCGCGGCGACGCTCGCGCTCGGCGGGGCGGCGGGCGGCCTCGCCGGCTGCGCGGCAGACCCCAACGTGCTGCGCGTGGGCACGAAGATCGACGTGCCCGGCTTCGGCTTCCAGAACCCCGAGACGGGCAACATCGAGGGCATGGAAGTGGACATCGCGCGCGAGCTGGCGAAGCGCATCAAGGGCAGCCCCGATGCGCTCAAGGTGACCGGCGTGAACGTCACCACGCGCGGCGCGATGCTCGACAACGGCACGCTCGACGCGACGCTGGCCACGTTCACCATCACCGAGGCGCGCAAGAAGAGCTACAACTTCTCGCGCCCGTACTACACCGACCACATCGGCGTGCTCGTGAAGAAGTCGTCGGGCATCGTCGACCTGGCGGGCCTGGACGGCAAGACCGTGGGCGTGGCGCTGTCGGCCACGACGCGCGACAAGCTGACCGCCGCCGGCGACGAGATCGGCATCCACATGAACTTCGCCGAGTACTCGACGTATCCCGAGATCAAGATCGCGCTGGTCACCGGCCGCGTCGACGCGTTCTCGGTGGACCGCTCCATCCTGAACGGTTACGTGGACAACTCCACCATGCTGCTGGACGCGCAGTTCGCGCCCCAGGAGTACGGCGTGGCCACGAAGAAGTCGAACACCGAGCTGGCCGACCAGGTGGACGCCGCCATCGCCGGCATGCAGGACGACGGCACGCTGGCCGCGCTCCAGCAGCGGTGGGGGCTCTCGACCGAGACGCCCGCCGGCGAGGACGAGGGAGGCGCGTCGCATGCTTGA
- a CDS encoding amino acid ABC transporter ATP-binding protein yields the protein MAQAITVTDIRKNFGAVEALKGVSLDVAEGEKVVVIGPSGSGKSVLIRCINGLEVPDSGTVVVEGMNLSDRKVNSRALARDVAMVFQSYNLYPHKTVLENVTLAPIKVLKVPREQAERDGRAYLERVGLVDKMDKYPDQLSGGQQQRVAIARALNMHPKIMLLDEPTSALDPEMVQEVLDVIKSLAETNMTIVMVTHEMGLAREAADKVVFMENGLVVDQGTPHYLFDETDNARVKSFLSKIL from the coding sequence GTGGCTCAAGCTATCACGGTAACGGACATTCGGAAGAACTTCGGCGCGGTCGAGGCGCTCAAAGGCGTGTCGCTCGACGTGGCCGAGGGCGAGAAGGTCGTCGTCATCGGGCCGTCCGGCTCGGGCAAGAGCGTGCTCATCCGCTGCATCAACGGCCTGGAGGTGCCCGACTCGGGCACCGTGGTTGTCGAGGGCATGAACCTGTCCGACCGCAAAGTGAACTCCCGTGCGCTCGCCCGCGACGTGGCCATGGTGTTCCAGAGCTACAACCTCTACCCGCACAAGACCGTGCTGGAGAACGTGACGCTCGCTCCCATCAAGGTGCTGAAGGTGCCGCGCGAGCAAGCCGAGCGCGACGGCCGCGCCTACCTCGAGCGCGTGGGGCTCGTCGACAAGATGGACAAGTACCCCGACCAGCTCTCCGGCGGCCAGCAGCAGCGCGTGGCCATCGCCCGCGCCCTCAACATGCACCCCAAGATCATGCTGCTCGACGAGCCCACGAGCGCGCTCGACCCCGAGATGGTGCAGGAGGTGCTCGACGTCATCAAGTCGCTGGCCGAGACGAACATGACCATCGTCATGGTCACCCACGAGATGGGCCTGGCGCGCGAGGCGGCCGACAAGGTCGTGTTCATGGAGAACGGCCTCGTGGTGGACCAGGGCACGCCGCACTACCTGTTCGACGAAACCGACAACGCTCGCGTCAAGAGCTTCCTGTCGAAGATCTTGTAG
- a CDS encoding flavin reductase, with the protein MIDQTAFFSLSYGLYIIGATDGERKAACVANTFQQVTSSPLQVSVALNKENATTDVILDSGRFTVSCLAQETTMELIGTFGFHSSADTDKFAACETAVDAAGVPYVAEQCVARFSVRVTQAVNLGTHILYIGEVEEAAKVCAGDPMTYAYYHQVKGGKTPPKASSYLPDAPDAAPTAAAGAAGDAEAPKPKYAWRCKVCGHIEYGDELPDDFTCPVCSVGPDMFERIEL; encoded by the coding sequence ATGATCGATCAAACCGCGTTCTTCAGTTTGAGCTACGGGCTCTACATCATCGGCGCGACGGACGGGGAACGCAAGGCCGCTTGCGTCGCCAATACGTTTCAGCAGGTCACGTCGTCGCCGCTGCAGGTGAGCGTGGCGCTGAACAAGGAGAACGCCACCACCGACGTCATCCTGGACTCCGGCCGCTTCACCGTGTCGTGCCTGGCGCAGGAGACGACGATGGAGCTCATCGGCACGTTCGGCTTCCATTCCAGCGCCGACACCGACAAGTTCGCCGCCTGCGAGACGGCCGTCGACGCGGCGGGCGTGCCCTACGTGGCCGAGCAGTGCGTCGCGCGCTTCTCGGTGCGCGTCACCCAGGCGGTGAACCTCGGCACGCACATCCTCTACATCGGCGAGGTGGAGGAGGCGGCGAAGGTGTGCGCGGGCGACCCGATGACGTACGCCTACTACCACCAGGTGAAAGGCGGGAAGACGCCGCCGAAGGCCTCGAGCTACCTGCCCGACGCGCCCGATGCGGCGCCCACGGCCGCGGCGGGCGCCGCAGGCGATGCGGAGGCTCCGAAGCCGAAGTACGCGTGGCGCTGCAAGGTGTGCGGCCATATCGAGTACGGCGACGAGCTGCCCGACGATTTCACCTGCCCCGTGTGCAGCGTGGGCCCCGACATGTTCGAGCGCATCGAGCTGTAG
- the thyX gene encoding FAD-dependent thymidylate synthase: MQVELLYHTPDPERAIATAARLCYAPVGAAELMETMPEERVKSVLSTIMSAGHTSTLEHASYTFAVDGVSRALTHQLVRHRIASFNQQSQRYVKFTDGLATVKPDSVRASEETNAVFDEAIAAAIEAYEKLLAAGIPAEDARYLLPNAAETKIVITMNVRELLHFFSLRCCNRAQWEIRDMAHRMLELAKPTAPFIFMDAGAPCIRGNCPEGKMTCGNPYPRVKRD; the protein is encoded by the coding sequence ATGCAAGTTGAACTTCTGTACCACACGCCCGACCCCGAGCGCGCCATCGCCACGGCCGCGCGCCTGTGCTACGCGCCCGTCGGCGCGGCCGAGCTGATGGAGACCATGCCGGAGGAGCGCGTGAAAAGCGTGCTGTCCACCATCATGAGCGCAGGTCACACGTCCACGCTCGAGCATGCCAGCTACACGTTCGCGGTGGACGGCGTCTCGCGCGCGCTGACGCACCAGCTGGTGCGCCATCGCATCGCCAGCTTCAACCAGCAGAGCCAGCGCTACGTGAAGTTCACGGACGGCCTGGCCACGGTGAAGCCCGACAGCGTGAGAGCGAGCGAGGAGACGAACGCGGTGTTCGACGAGGCCATCGCCGCCGCCATCGAGGCGTACGAGAAGCTGCTGGCGGCCGGCATCCCCGCCGAGGACGCGCGCTACCTGCTGCCGAACGCGGCCGAGACGAAGATCGTCATCACGATGAACGTGCGCGAGCTGCTGCACTTCTTCTCCCTGCGCTGCTGCAACCGCGCGCAGTGGGAGATCCGCGACATGGCGCATCGCATGCTGGAGCTGGCCAAGCCCACGGCGCCGTTCATCTTCATGGACGCGGGCGCGCCCTGCATCCGCGGCAACTGCCCCGAGGGCAAGATGACCTGCGGGAACCCGTACCCGCGTGTGAAGAGGGACTAG
- a CDS encoding DUF1385 domain-containing protein yields the protein MGEQRSDLSRAFSEDGALKTHVGGQALIEGIMMRGKYNWSVAVREPGGDIYVEEHDLASGRNKNGWMHWPLVRGCRALVESLVLGYKALEIAALHAFAEEGEEGPASDRAAASPAETDESAASPVALADELAGEATLSASARNGGADASGSSFSWKDDFGRPDTMIDALGAQRTLEVVDEPELPSESEPEPQPAKKSFMDEEVEFGKKEMAVSMVLGLVLGVVLFIVAPAFITNLIVGEYDQNTVLWNIVDGLLRVAVFVFYLWLIGRMQEIKRMFGYHGAEHKTIHCYEHGLPLTAANARSFPRLHVRCGTAFLIMVMVIAIFVYTITPINGLIEMWGVPDGAPKLALVILVRILLMPIIAGISYEITVKWAGGHPDNPLVKVVLWPGMQMQYLTTNEPDDGQIECAIAAMQKVLEREQAEDAKAAVGADAPAFSDAPDPDPSPSVS from the coding sequence ATGGGCGAGCAGAGGAGCGATCTGTCGCGCGCGTTCTCCGAAGACGGCGCGCTCAAGACGCACGTCGGCGGCCAGGCGCTCATCGAGGGCATCATGATGCGCGGCAAGTACAACTGGTCGGTGGCCGTGCGCGAGCCGGGCGGCGACATCTACGTGGAAGAGCACGACCTGGCCTCGGGCCGCAACAAGAACGGCTGGATGCACTGGCCGCTCGTGCGCGGCTGCCGCGCGCTCGTGGAGTCGCTCGTGCTGGGGTACAAGGCGCTCGAGATCGCCGCGCTGCACGCGTTCGCGGAAGAGGGGGAGGAGGGGCCTGCAAGCGATCGAGCTGCGGCTTCCCCTGCGGAGACTGACGAATCCGCAGCTTCCCCTGTTGCGCTCGCCGATGAGCTTGCTGGCGAGGCGACCCTTTCCGCGAGCGCAAGGAACGGAGGCGCGGACGCCTCCGGCTCCTCCTTCTCCTGGAAGGACGATTTCGGGCGGCCCGACACGATGATCGACGCGCTCGGGGCGCAGCGCACGCTCGAGGTGGTCGACGAGCCCGAGCTTCCGTCCGAGTCCGAACCCGAGCCTCAGCCCGCCAAGAAGTCCTTCATGGACGAGGAGGTGGAGTTCGGCAAGAAGGAGATGGCCGTCTCGATGGTGCTCGGCCTCGTGCTGGGCGTGGTGCTGTTCATCGTGGCGCCGGCGTTCATCACGAACCTCATCGTGGGCGAGTACGACCAGAACACCGTGCTGTGGAACATCGTGGACGGCCTCCTGCGCGTGGCCGTGTTCGTGTTCTACCTGTGGCTCATCGGCCGCATGCAGGAGATCAAGCGCATGTTCGGCTACCACGGCGCCGAGCACAAGACCATCCACTGCTACGAGCACGGCCTGCCGCTCACGGCCGCCAACGCGCGCAGTTTCCCGCGCCTGCACGTGCGTTGCGGCACGGCGTTCCTCATCATGGTCATGGTCATCGCCATCTTCGTGTACACCATCACGCCCATCAACGGGCTCATCGAGATGTGGGGCGTGCCCGACGGCGCGCCGAAGCTCGCGCTCGTCATCCTCGTGCGCATCCTGCTCATGCCCATCATCGCGGGCATCTCCTACGAGATCACCGTGAAGTGGGCGGGCGGCCACCCCGACAACCCGCTCGTGAAGGTGGTGCTGTGGCCGGGCATGCAGATGCAGTACCTCACCACGAACGAGCCCGACGACGGCCAGATCGAGTGCGCCATCGCCGCCATGCAGAAGGTGCTCGAGCGCGAGCAGGCCGAGGACGCGAAAGCCGCCGTCGGCGCCGACGCGCCCGCCTTCTCCGACGCGCCCGACCCGGATCCTTCTCCGTCCGTTTCGTAA
- a CDS encoding ABC transporter permease: MKSSALTIARKELARFFSNKASAFVSIALPGLLIFFMWTFMGDAMGGMFNPDDGKRPVVAVVNEPASIEALASAAGIDAVPESALPDADEMRERIEQGDVKAFAVFPDGFDADVAAYDPASGAPAPQVEIYFNSTDPDSSQAYSSFAGMLDAYESSLSNRFDVNAGEGGYDVAQERDIAGTLVVSIVPLLLLILVFTSVMSIAAESVAGEKERGTMATLLATPINRRDIALGKVLAITVIGLLIAASSALGIFAGLPSIMQGAVDMNVYGPADYLLLALVILSTTLLIVMLITVVSTLAKSVKEATMFLTPLMIVVMLVGILGMFGDAKTEIAYYLVPLYNSVQCMIGIFSFDFQPINVVACVASNLVYTAVGVAVLQRMFDSERLMFAR; the protein is encoded by the coding sequence GTGAAAAGCAGCGCCCTCACCATCGCGCGCAAGGAACTGGCGCGCTTCTTCAGCAACAAGGCCTCGGCGTTCGTGTCCATCGCGCTGCCGGGCCTGCTGATCTTCTTCATGTGGACGTTCATGGGCGACGCCATGGGCGGCATGTTCAACCCCGACGACGGCAAGCGGCCCGTGGTGGCCGTGGTGAACGAGCCGGCCAGCATCGAGGCGCTCGCCTCTGCCGCGGGCATCGACGCGGTGCCCGAGAGCGCGCTGCCCGATGCCGACGAGATGCGCGAGCGCATCGAGCAGGGCGACGTGAAGGCCTTCGCCGTGTTCCCCGACGGCTTCGATGCCGACGTGGCGGCGTACGACCCCGCGTCGGGCGCGCCGGCGCCGCAGGTGGAGATCTACTTCAACTCCACCGACCCCGATTCCAGCCAGGCGTACTCGTCGTTCGCCGGGATGCTGGACGCCTACGAGTCGTCGCTGTCGAACCGCTTCGACGTCAACGCGGGCGAGGGCGGCTACGACGTGGCCCAGGAGCGCGACATCGCCGGCACGCTCGTCGTGTCCATCGTGCCGCTCCTGCTGCTCATCCTCGTGTTCACGAGCGTCATGTCCATCGCGGCCGAGTCGGTGGCGGGCGAGAAGGAGCGCGGCACGATGGCGACGCTGCTGGCCACGCCCATCAACCGGCGCGACATCGCGCTGGGCAAGGTGCTGGCCATCACCGTCATCGGCCTGCTCATCGCCGCGTCGAGTGCGCTCGGCATCTTCGCGGGGCTGCCCAGCATCATGCAGGGGGCCGTGGACATGAACGTGTACGGCCCGGCTGACTACCTGCTGCTGGCGCTCGTCATCCTGTCGACGACGCTCCTCATCGTCATGCTGATCACCGTGGTGTCCACGCTGGCCAAGTCGGTGAAGGAGGCCACGATGTTCCTGACGCCGCTCATGATCGTGGTCATGCTCGTGGGCATCCTCGGCATGTTCGGCGACGCGAAGACGGAGATCGCCTACTACCTCGTCCCGCTGTACAACTCGGTGCAGTGCATGATCGGCATCTTCTCGTTCGACTTCCAGCCGATCAACGTGGTGGCCTGCGTGGCCAGCAACCTCGTGTACACCGCCGTGGGCGTGGCGGTGCTGCAGCGCATGTTCGACAGCGAGCGCCTCATGTTCGCCCGCTAG
- a CDS encoding class I SAM-dependent methyltransferase, whose protein sequence is MPENNTSQPFVPQLTTRDWNDEWKQLQQARRRFDDASYWDKRASTFTTKDAPNPYVERFLELAGIREGETVFDMGCGTGALSVPLGKRGTKVVAADFSQGMLDQMQAILDAEGIRTVFPKRMSWSDDWPAHGVRPGMVDVALASRSVATADLRDSLLRLTDVARRRACVTLATGSSPRTDERILNAIGLSSVLGRDHLYAFNILANEGLRPEVAYIDSERTDTFDSLDDAFGVFTRMVDDATAAFIGAEERAAAIARLRTWLEENLVANERAGLPDKKGLPEKPLRLREPRTVTWAFIAWNK, encoded by the coding sequence ATGCCCGAAAACAACACGTCCCAGCCCTTCGTCCCCCAGCTCACCACCCGCGACTGGAACGACGAGTGGAAGCAGCTCCAACAGGCGCGACGCCGGTTCGACGACGCGTCCTACTGGGACAAGCGCGCGTCCACGTTCACCACGAAGGACGCGCCGAACCCCTACGTCGAACGGTTCCTCGAGCTCGCCGGCATCCGCGAGGGCGAGACGGTGTTCGACATGGGCTGCGGCACGGGCGCGCTGTCGGTGCCGCTGGGCAAGCGCGGCACGAAGGTGGTGGCGGCCGATTTCTCGCAGGGCATGCTCGACCAGATGCAGGCCATCCTCGATGCCGAGGGCATCCGCACCGTGTTCCCCAAGCGCATGAGCTGGTCGGACGACTGGCCGGCCCACGGCGTGCGCCCCGGCATGGTGGACGTGGCGCTGGCCTCGCGCTCGGTGGCCACGGCCGACCTGCGCGACTCGCTGCTGCGCCTCACCGACGTGGCGCGCCGCCGCGCGTGCGTCACGCTGGCCACGGGCTCGTCGCCGCGCACCGACGAGCGCATCCTCAACGCCATCGGCCTCTCCAGCGTGCTCGGCCGCGACCATCTCTACGCGTTCAACATCCTCGCGAACGAGGGGCTGCGCCCCGAGGTCGCCTACATCGACAGCGAGCGCACGGACACCTTCGACTCCCTCGACGACGCGTTCGGCGTGTTCACCCGCATGGTGGACGACGCCACCGCGGCGTTCATCGGCGCCGAGGAGCGTGCCGCGGCCATCGCCCGGCTGCGCACGTGGCTCGAGGAGAACCTCGTGGCCAACGAGCGCGCGGGCCTGCCCGACAAGAAGGGGCTTCCGGAGAAGCCCCTGCGCCTGCGCGAGCCCCGGACGGTCACCTGGGCCTTCATCGCCTGGAACAAGTAA